The genome window AATGAGGAGTATTTATATGTTTTGATGTCTTGTTGTGTAAGTGAAAGAGAAACAAGCGAAAAAAGGATTTTCGATTTAGGGCATTTTGGGTGAGAGTTCTTACTGCgagtttgggtgttcttgagagatccCTATTATAATCTTTCTTCCAtcatatagtgaatcatcttcacCTTCGCCTGTGGACATATCAGTTGCTTGCACTCTGCCCTTTTTTTCGCTGGTTTGATAGGATGGATCAAAAAAGGGAGAGAACAAATCAGAGTTGGAAGGCAACGGGGCAACCGAGGTGCATCGAAGGTGCTGGTTGAGCGACTAGGGATCAAATCACATTAGTGTGTGAACCACGAAATCTCTTTCTATTGTGTGAATCTGTTCGTTTTTCTTCATGTTTCTTGGTGCTTTTCTAACAAATCCCCTCTTAGCTACCTTGAGTGGGTAGGGTAGAAGGAAACCAAATAGGGAAATGGGATAAATAGTTTTAAGGACGAAGCTATGACATCTTTGGCTTAATAGAGGAAGCCATGATCTCCTCCTCCCAAGAGAATTTGTGGGAACTCTTTTGTCATTCAAGCCTACTTCCATTAGATAAAGGCAGCTATAAATAAGTATAACAAATACAACTACTTCTTAGTTACGGGAACTACCGATTCCCTAACTCCTCCCCACTACTAACCATGTATTCATAACTACTTACATGTAACCCACTTACATTAACCAATCCTAATGTTATAGTGACTCTTCACAAGACACACTACTCGGTGCCACCATGGTtgtgctttgataccaattgaaacATGCATGGATATAGTggagaaaataggaaattaataataaaatagtgGTTTGAGATAgaagagataaaataaaatcagaaaaGATAGTGTTGGCTTTAAGGACGAAACCATGATGTCTTGGCATAGCTGAGTGATTATTTATCTTTTCAAAAGTCCCCCTCCTTCATATTTCATTGAGTATTCAAAGAATACAAAGTAGTTAGGATAACTAAATCATTTTAACACGTTTTAGATGATTAACCCACTCCTCCATAGAATCTTAAAGTAACCCATTACTCCTTTACTCCTATACAACATAACTCCTTCCCCGTATATAGTTTCCACATAAGCCACGGATCATTCCTCCATCTTTTAGACGTAACACTTCAATTTTTCCTCCTCTAGCTAGATCTAAAGAACAATAGTTGCTCaggagactcatggaaagatttagagctCACAAGAAGAATCTTCATATGGTCATTACTGACCTAGAAAAAAATCCTATGACAGAGTACGAGAATgcggtgactagtgtgagaattATAGGAGAGCAATGAAGTGAAtttccaattacaattgggttacatcaagaaTAAGCTTTAAGCCCTTAATTTATGGGCTTAGCATGGATGATTAAACTAGGAACTTCAAGACAAGGTTTCATTGTCTGCTCTTTGCTGATGAGACTAAGGCTAGGATTAAcgctaagttggagctatggagatcaaccttggaatcaatgggttttaagataagtaaaacGAAGACGGAGTTTATGATGTGTAACTTAGTCACACTATAATGGGTAATGAAATGGTGAACATTGAGGAAAGAGAGGTACCACAAAGTGATTGTTTAAAGTATTTGGggtcaattataaataaagaaggtgatatataTGATGATGTTTCCCAGAGGATTaaggtgggatggatgaagtggagaagtgtgTCCGGAGTGTTCGGTGACCAACGTATCCATTAAAGCTTAAAAGAAAGTTCTATAGGACGATTGTTCGACCAGCTATGACGTATGGTGTGGAATGTTGGGctgttaagaagtgtcatataaatAAGCTTCATGTAGTTGAGAGGATGTTGGGAtagatgtgtggcaaaactaggaagaaaaaaagtaaagaatgaccatattagagcaTATTTGAAAGTTTCTCTAATTCATTATAAGctttgagaaagtcatttgaggtggtatgaaaATGTCAAACGGAGGCCTGAAGATgtcccagtaaggaggagtgatctgatttagATAGAAGGacctaaaagagctaggggtaggcctaaaatgactatagaagtagtgagaaaagacatgcatagtttaggcctagtcccaagtatgacctcggatagaCCTTTTTAGAGGGCAAAAATGCATGTTCCCAACCCCTTTTAGGTGAgagttttctgtttttgttgtgGTGTGCTCCTTTCCTTTCACTTTGACTTTTCTGTTGTCATCTTTGAgtagatccatgtagctaaccccatttagttggaataatGCAGAgttattgtatattttgatattAGCTCTAAAATTGCTGCGCTTTGTTAGaaattccccaaggaacatgctcattgttgtTTTTTGGGGTGAGCAATAGTTGTGGTCCAGCATCTACTTAACTTTTTCTGTTGTTAGGGAATGTTTAAACAGGCCTAAGAAAATCATATTACTGGGGCATGTATAGAAATTGGGTGGTTTTGCCTTTCGACTAAAAGGGCTTCTTGACAAATCCGCCTGGAATAAGGTTCACAAATGTCGAACCAAAGTGAAAggataaaaaattcatcttgTGCAAACATATTCCTTACCATATTCTCATCTATAGGAAAGTTGTGGAAGGCTACTCACTAGATATATCCAGGAAGAGTTGGTCACtcataattcaaaatttgatcAGAAAAAGGAGGATAAAGAATTTGCAACTTTGTCTGCCTACTGCCAAACAGTAATGAATCCACTTATCTTCAAATAAAAACAGATCACTCAGACAATAGATCTGAATAGCATGCTGATGTAATTGCAAATAATCTTCAAATGGATCTTTAACAGCCTCTAAAGACATTATGGAGTCACAGTAGGCCAAGATATTCGCAATTCCTCCATTCAGGAAAATTTGAGAACATGGTAGGCACCCAACATTTTAGCACATAGATTGGACATTTCTCGCATAATTTTGTACTCAGAACAACACAAGCTCCATACTGAGTTGTGAACTGGTGATGATCCATGAGAATGTTCATACATTAGGTTGTGATATTGGCTGAAAGACCCAGACAGAGTCTGACAAACCTCTAGCTTACTAGATCCACCTGAAAGTTAAGAACATACAGCCCAAGTCAACCTCCTTTCAACCACTTGGTTTCACTGCATAATCCTGATTTGGCATCCCTCATTATTAAGGCATAAATTCTTTAATGATGTCTTCTTCAAACAATACAACAAGGTCATTTGGGTTTCCCCAGTTTAAGAAACCTCAACTTGCACCAGTTGCATACACTACCAACAATCAGAATTAAGAACTCTTACTGAATGTAATGTATTGTAATATACAAACATCATGCTAACAAATGATAATAATCACGTTGTATCACCAGGAAAAAAAAGACTACTTGCCCAAATGCTACTGCAAATGACAAGATTTATAAAAGATGCTCAAAATTGTTCATAGGGTCCTATACAACAACAAAACcaccaaagccttatcccaacttaatggggtcggctacatggagatttgtagGGTCCTATGTACTTAACTAATTTGAACTTGATACCAAGATGAGCTACAAACCAGGCGAGCGTTATCCAGACGCTTGGCTGCCATTTGGAATTCTTTCATTTTGTCCTCTTTGGTTTGTGGAACTACTGTAACTGTCTCCACTTCCTCAGGTTGGTAAATCTGAACAGGTTgacgccaaaaaaaaaaaaagttactacAGTGAGGGTTAGTGAACTAAAACAATGACTGGAGCATTCCTTATTTGGAAGTAAATCACGATAAGAAACTGGAATTTTGTAGGCTGAAGTGAATCTCCAATTCAAGATAATAAACCAAGCATATGTTTGGTTAACATTCACAGGAAAAGTGAGGACACAACaagaaaagacaaaagaaaaaatatttaaaacaaaatgACTGGTGCCAAAAGTAATCATCATATAAAGAATATATAAGCATTGGTACAAGGTTTAACAAAATCACAGAGAAATTCTAACTCCAGTATCCTCTAATTTAATATGCAAGGAAACACTTTATCAAGGAGGGCACAAGCCATTCCATTAGCAACTTATTTACTAGTAAGAGATCAGTGAACAAAACCTTCCTCTGTTCTCTGATGAGATACGCATATTTCTCAATGTTGGGGACGGCAAGCAACTTGGGCATCAAGTGATTGCGGAAATATCCAGGAGCAACCTTCACCGTTTCACCAGCTTTACCGAGCTTCTCTATGCTCTGGATGTTCATCACCAATATCAGATTCCTAACTAGAGattataaattaagaaaaaaaaatgacaaccaCAGAGCTTTTAAATCCATTTTACTCACAGTAGTAAGAATAACTTCCAACTTTCTGTATCTGACTCCCTGAGCATTGAATAAAAATGGATGAATCATGGGATCAGAAGTCCGCAAGCTCGTGTCCTTAATGATTTGACGCAGAACATTTCTACCGCACTGGATATAAGCCATCTCTTCACCTTCTTCAAATTAGTTCTTCATATAATACAAACAACAATGGAGTTTCACAAGTCAAATTCAACAAAATCAAAGCCACGAAGAGCACACACGGGCTTGCTTACCTGAATCGAGACACCGGAACTCAACCACTTCAGTTCTTGAATCTTCAATCCCTAATCTcagttcctcttcttcattttcaactTCTTTATCGATCCTCGCCGttgtgttctctctctctctctctctctcgtttttaAGCGGCTAAAGTGAAGAAGAACGAGAGCAGAGAAAACGGCTCAAGAGGACTCTACTTGTTCATGTCAATGTTCTGTAAACCGGGTCCTTAAAACAGCCGGTTCGAAATATTCTGTTGAAAACTATTCATACCGGTCGGTTGGTTTCGGTTTCCTCCAGTGAGTGGATCCAACCAGACCAATATACCGGTCTGATCGGCTTCAATCTTCTACTCCATTTCCAGATAAGATGATCAATCCTGATATCTACTCGTGACCCCTTCTTCCCGTGGGTCGACTGAGAAACCTGCTCAggcttcctctcctctttcttctctacgTTGTCCCTCTCTTCTTTAATAGTCCTCTGTGATGCCCTAACCATAGAGTAGTGCTCTCCAGCACTCCAGTTTTCACGAGAAGTTATCTCAGAGCATCTGGCATCAAAGCAGGTAAGCAGTTAACCCTTATTAAACCTTCAGAAACTCTACATTTCACACTGCAGAATACGAATCCATTACTTTAggggttttttatttaatttatttgattTGTATATTCTTAGCAAGATAGACCCATATGTTGAAGGCCAAGCAAGTATTGAGTGGCTTCCCTCTGTTATGTCTTTCAGAATAGCTTGGTTGTTAAGTAATACGTtgcatattttctcatgttcaTTCTTTGCTTCCCATTAACAActcaatcttttaattttgatAGAATCTCCTGGAGATATGCTGTCTTCCTCAATATGATTTTAAGAGAAATGTGACGAACTTATGAGTAGAAAGCTAATTCATTTTGCAGGCTAGTTAGTTGGagggtttatatatatatatatatatatatatttaaagtgGGAAGTGGGAACATATTTAAGCTACATTTTTATTCTAGATATTTTTCTAGTTATATCTGAGTAATCTCTGGTTTTATGATTAGCTTTAGGACAGTAAACATGAATCACTGATGGGAGAACAGCCATGGAGTTGAGCAACTATCCTATCTCATCAGGTCAGAAAATAAGGAGAAGATAGGGGGAAATTGTTTGAGATCTTCAGACCACAAAGCTATTGATTTGCACTAGGAGTCTAGGACATTCTTGGAGCATGGTAAGAATTTGTTGCCTTGTTTTCCTACGACAAAGCTATTGGAGTCTATTGAAATCTTTATGGTACAGTAGTTCTAAATGATCtgttatgattttttattttcagcgCATTTGATTAATACTTAGATATTAGCTTGAACAGATGAAGATAACGAAGCTGGAATTTTTTTGGATAAGTTGAACTCGGGGAATTTCCCTATGATGCTTTTGTTGCCTTATGTGAGAGTTACgtacttaaaaagaaaagaaaagcaaggaCTCATGGTTAATTGTAAATCAAAACTCTCTTTTTTGGACTTTAGTTCAGACTGGTATAGCACTTGGAACATGAGCATGTCTTAACGATGTTCCAAGGGgattgatggagtagccttagggagaagGGGGGAAATCGCACAAAGATGGGGGAAGGGGATCACACACCATGGacaaattcactaattctaaaattaaattcactctaatCTCAAACATTGAGTatatgcaagtatttaaagggaaataataagactactcctacttagactctaacatTGAAATAAACTCTTACTTATCCTACCCAAagacaaacatgagaaaatctcacgtatcctacccaaagacaaacatgagaaataaaagacataatatcAAACTAATCATAGGAGTGATGAAAagttcatcctcctcctccccttACCATGGAACCCCTCCCCTGACCTATCCGTATGCCGCCCACCCCTTCTCCGGTGGCCCCTGCCGTCGAAAACTGCCTTGCTCCCGCCTCCTCTCCCCTGACTTTGCCTACCTCCCTCCCCTCTTCCCTTACTCCTCCTCGTATTGAACCCACTGATTCCCGCCCCTGGACTTCTGTCGTTTCCTTCGcctctcctccctcttcctcctcctcctctcctctcccttcTTTGGCTGGACACTCCCTGTACTTTTACCCGCCGTCCATCCATAACTTTATCCCTGTTGGACCTTGTCTGCTGGGCCTCCTTGCCTCTGAAATCTCCAAGTGGAGTACCTGTGTTGTTGGTTCGTTCCTTGGTAGCCGACCCCCTTCTGATGCAGCAGcgctccgatggatcgacccaaacccgctCCAGAACCCCGACCAGGACCAAGACcaagatccaatttgggttccaagttactgatttgggttcagggttaatagaatattctaggattttattttattttattttgaggatatttgttatcttttattttaggttattttggggtagctattaggtaagtagaaattctcaattttagtttattgtgtttctattatattttaaattaggAAGCTTCATCTATGTTAGATCAATTTCATATttagcattttcttttttagtaatCCTTTTCCTACTTATGTAAGGCTATGGGCCACAATAATTTtagttgattaatgaagaaaaattaaGTACTGCCTGCGTGGCTGCCCCTAttcctcccccctctcccttctgtgagatttcttctctctcccccttcttcttcttcttcttcttcttctcttccctgcgagctctcttttctctctcttcttctttcttctttccctctttattacttcttattcttcttctcctgcctttcttcctccttattctctcttcttttctggttctctATGCCTACGATGTTAGCTGTCCAGCAAGGTGATGTCCTGAACCCCCCTGTGattctttttctcctcctcctctcatCTGGGTGATAACATCAGATTAAAAGAAAGCTTTGCTGAAGTTAGTTCCCAATCATTTGAACCTGAGATTGGTCTTGATGGTATCCTCGACCTTAGAAGAATCAACCTCCCTGACAAAGATCCAAAACCCTCTCATAGCTCGAGTGTGCAATCAAGTTTCAGACCTGCAACTAAACCAGATCTGAGAATATCAATAGGCTCAGTTGCAGAAATTTTCCACAGCTTAATATCAGGTCTTCTTGCCTAATTATCGCTTGCATCTAGAAAGGCTTGGAGACACAAGTCTCATCTCAGTTGATGCAGCAGCCCTccaatggatcgacccaaacctgCTCCAGAACCCAGACCAAGACccaaatccaatttgggttccaagttactcatttgggtttagggttaatagaatattctaggattttattttattttgaggatatttgttatcttttattttaggttattttggggtagctattaggtaagtagaaattctcaattttagtttattgtgtttctattatattttaaattaggaagcttcttctatgttagataaatttcatatttagcattttcttttttagtaattCTTTTCCTACTTATGTAAGGCCATGGGCCACAATAATTTtagttgattaatgaagaaaaattaaGTTGAGTACTGCCTGAGTGGCTGCCCCTCttcctccctcctctcccttCTGTGAGATTTCTTCTCTCTACCCCCCCTTCTCctatcttcctttctctttcccactttcttcttcttcgtttctgATTTTGGTCTTACAACCCCTGTTTCCCCCTGTTTCTGAGTGGTACCTGCAACCTTGGACAGTGCCTTCAAACTCCTTGGTGCTTTGTTGGTTTGACTGAGAATAATGGTGTTACTTCCTTACCTGTAGGCGATCTAACACACATGATATGAGTGCTTAATAATCAGTATACGGTGAGGGTTGAAACCTGTAACTCGTGCTTTCTCAAGTTTCTACCCAGATCTGATTTTGAGGGCTATCTCTCTCTTAGTTGATATTGTTGGAGGTCCTAAGGCTTGATTATAGAAGGGTTTGGAGATAGTTTCATATGCCTGGAATTTTGGGTGGAGCAGACTTGGTGAAAGAGGAACAAGACATGAATCAGATTTGGAGTTTTGCCCCTTCTCTGGTTCGATTCGAAGGTTGAAGATGAATCCTCCTTCCTTTTGGGTAATTAAAAACTATTCTAACCCTCTCCCCACTTGgttttcccattatacccctcaaACCTCTTTAACTCGTAATCCTTTATTAGTATTTTGTCTTTTTTGATAGTCCCTTTTTGATTCCAGATTATTACCCTTGCTTTGACCTTTTACTTACACCTGCCACTAAGTGCTTGTCATTCCAAGTTTACCCCCTACATACTTTACTCTCTTCTTCTAAAGTGGGAGTTTCAAAGTATCTTaggttttttgtcttttgtgcAAAAGTCCTTTTGTTTGACCTCCATATTGTTGCCCCCTACTTTATCTTCTTATTTACACCTTGCCATTGAGTTGAATGCCCTTCCCAGTTTGACCCTAAGCAATAAATCACATTCCCACTAAGGATTTCTGGATATTTACAAAAGTACCATTACCTCTTGGTACTTGAGTATTTCCCCTTTGGGTAGGTCACTTAATTACCAAATCGCCTCTGTTTCTAGACTTTGGATCTAAGCTTTTAGGTGGGCCCTCCCTACCCCTCATTACCTTCTCGGTGGTTAAAGCTTCCCTTCTAAACCAATGGAAGTCCTCCGGCACTCTCTCAATCTACATGTTGGAGAATGGTATTTTCGTTTTTAGCTTCTCTGCCATCGTTGATCATTGTGCCGCCATTGACGGAGGTCCGTGGTATGTTGGGAAAAAGCCCATCTTCCTCCGTCAATGGGATAAGCACTTATCTTTTTCCAAATCTAAACCGAAGTCCATTCCCTTGTGGGTTATCTTCCCTAACCTCCCACTCCATTTCTGGTGTGTCAAAGGGCTTAGCCTCATCAGTTCCATCATAGGAAAACCCCTGTATTCCGATAAAAGAACGAAGACTATGGATCGTTTGTCTTACGCTCGCGTCTGCATCGAAGTTCAAGCTGAACAAATTCTCCCCTCAAGGGTCATTGTCATTGACGGGGAAGGCTTCTCCTTTGAACAAGAAGTGAAATACGACTAGTTGCCGCCTACCTGCACTCTATGTAAATGCTTTGGCCATAGTACAGCTCTATGCAACAAATCCAAGCCCGCAGAAGAACCCATCAGGCCTTCAAATGATGCCCCTGATGATCCTCACTTCACAGTGCAAATTATAgaaggaaaaataggaaaaaaaataatattaatatcTCGGAGCTTGGCCGCAACCTGATGCAGAAAAATCTTGCCACTGCAACTGCCGATGCTATGCCTCATCCTCGGACCGCTGGTCTCCTCAACGATCCTTTACCCTCTGGTTCCAATCCGTTCTCGGTCTTGACGCCGGTTGACTCCTTTGATGGAACTGATGAGATAAGCCCCTTTCCCATGAACCCCTGTCCTCCTCTACTGTCGGTCCTGTCATTTCCCTTTCAAGCTCTCCTCCCTTTGTGTCTTCGATCGCTGCAACTGACTCCCTTCCCCTTCTGCTCCCTCTTCCTCCTGGCACTCTCCCACTGGCTGCTTCTGTGGCTCTCACATCCTCCCTCCCTTCTCATCCGATGCCTTTTATCACCCCTGAAGCCCTACCTATCTCTGAGCCGGTTGAACCGCCTAAACCGCCTGAACCAATTTTCTATCCTCTTAACAATTTCATTCTGGCTCAACTACTCTAACACCTTTTCCAAATTTCCATCGGATCACCCCCTGTACCCGGGAAACCTTTATGACCCGATCCACAACCATAAACCATCCCAACCTCTCCTCTTTGACCCAACCCAGCCTCCAGGACCCATTTCACCCTTCGTGCTCACCTGTATCACCCTTTGTGACCTTGCTTGCTGCTTCGACCTCGCCTTTGGTTTCTAATTTAGGGGGTTCCTAGCTGATtgggtttcctacaagattagctaactaggtagggtaaaCTTAAGAGACTTGGGTTGGACAAGATAAGGGAAACTTAGCAAACCAGATTGACATGCAAAATAGAGTGAGACTAATAAGCAATGTAACAATGAGCAATAATAGTTTTAgaggaaaaacacataaaactCACTCAAGAGTCAAGGGGGAatatggggtagggaacataaCAGCAAGCAAAGTTAGGTTCTAACACTAGCCTATTAAGCACCCAAGATAGATAAGAATCACATGTTATATGTTCCCAAACCGGTCACGCATGTAATAAGAAAATCAGCAACTTCTAAGGTAAAACAGTGGCAAATAAAGGTCAAACAATGGgctaaaaggggggggggttaacGGAAGGGGATGAAGCAATTAATAAGGGAGCAATGCGGGAATGGAAAGGTTCAGTTCATTACCTACCTGTTGCCCAAATTTGAGGATAAATGAATGCAGTCCAGATTATTGAAGAAGTGTTCAGCAGTATTTCGATGGGGGCCTTATGCGACTGAGATGATCTCCAACCGGTAGTATTCAGCAGCTGCAGCAGTCATGACAATAACCAGGAACAGATAtagtgaaagagaaaagaatgggagagggagggaggcgaggaaagagagaaccaaaagagagaaagagatcgaGAAGGGGGGAAATAGTTAGAGGCGAGAGAGAGGAATCGTGAGAGAGGGGCGACAGCTTCTTTGTGCTtttcattcaataattcaataaatcaaaacgatggccaatggccttacacttataATAAAACTtccaagaataaaaaagatatttagaaactcaattgcttgaaataaaaaaactttcTAATAGAACAATAgaaagaagtcctagtttcctaattatgtaaAATAGTCAAATAACACTAGAATTAAAGGAAAATACTATAATTAAATaggatttggtggggtccacaagctCTGCCGAATGGGAGGACAAGGGGGGTTGAACCCAGCGctggaaggctggttcgactcctctctttctttctttcttccttcttctttcttgtttcttctaatcctccaaccacaaagatggatctggttgggtcttcttctttcgactgtacaccttgatgtcctcatcaactctccccggcttggaagaattcacctccagTGAATTATGGCTCAGGTAGTACTCAAACAAGCTTAGGTTGAGTCATTGGATTTCTTACGATGTGATCCAAGTGTTGTCAATCTCCGGTCGTccacgccacttgaccaagaactctctagaacctcctctgtgtgtggacacaatcttctcatcaaggatttcctcaacttcttcagtccTTCTTGCgaccttaggcacaggtggtaatgaggtggggggaagtggttggtttggttcagtagTCTCATCAATGGTGAAGGGTAAGTCCTCAAAgtcatcaggatagaaaggggtaatggtagaggtaccatggtatagGACAAGGTCTTTAACATTGAAAGTATTActgatctccatgctagctAGCAGgtcaagaacatacgcattggcacctatcctcttgagtactttgAATGGACTTGTGTtacgagcatgtagcttgcttgcttttcccctaacaaagcATTGCGACTTAAGTCTAACCATCACTATatcgccctcttgaaactcttgtagccttatatgcacatctgccttcgacttatattgctcattgctcagtgctatctgtcttaTACCtacatgcaaatcatgtatatgctgagcaaaagactcGGCTGACGGGGATGTCCTAGAACTGGACAcaactgggataaggtctatgggtgcctgGGGCTGGTATTCtgaacaaatctcaaagggggatagaccagtggtacggttcttagaattattatatgcaaactcggcctagctaaggactcgatcccaactgatAAGGTgatctcctatgaggcaactcAACAAGTTTCCTAaactcctattgacaacctcagtctggccatcagtctgagggtggaaagctaAAGAGAAGCGGAGCTTAGTGCCCATCATCCgtcatagggtcctccaaaaatgactagtgaacttaacatccctatcggacatTATGGTGAGGGATAACCCATAgtacttgacaacctcgttaaagaaaagtttggctactatggatgtaTCAGAGGttttagagcatgggatgaaatgggccatcttcgagaagcgatctacaaccacataaacagaattaTGACCTCTCGAAGTTTTTGGTAGACCAAGCatgaagtccatgctaaggtcctacCAAAGGGGATGGGGAACAGGTAggggcatagttgtcacggcgccaaggcgaaccaaggcggtggagggttgtctaagcgcttaggcgagaaggtgcccgccttaaggcgaacaagtgttattttttattttttctattttctaacattatttagtaagttatatataccttgtatcataaaaaatcaagattaagccacatcaagtcattaaaaatcaacatttagccacatcaaatcataaaaaattaacattaagtcatattaagttataaaaaatcaacatttagagaaatgctcttattctataataagtttgactggtcaaatgattttatttttacatgagactttttgtattagttataatataaaaccatctttctaacaagtctaagattacttaaatctgagttgcaatgacaaagttatgcttcaatcaaacttatttttaagtgagcgaatactgttaaaat of Macadamia integrifolia cultivar HAES 741 unplaced genomic scaffold, SCU_Mint_v3 scaffold90, whole genome shotgun sequence contains these proteins:
- the LOC122070365 gene encoding 50S ribosomal protein L9, with translation MAYIQCGRNVLRQIIKDTSLRTSDPMIHPFLFNAQGVRYRKLEVILTTSIEKLGKAGETVKVAPGYFRNHLMPKLLAVPNIEKYAYLIREQRKIYQPEEVETVTVVPQTKEDKMKEFQMAAKRLDNARLSLRRLIKVDNDLRSPVTKDELVEEVARQLFVTIQPENLHLPSPLTTLGEYEVPLRLPRAIPLPVGKLNWTLKVKIRRK